Proteins from one Emys orbicularis isolate rEmyOrb1 chromosome 2, rEmyOrb1.hap1, whole genome shotgun sequence genomic window:
- the NPBWR1 gene encoding neuropeptides B/W receptor type 1, which produces MANFSSHSEPNASCASCAGRGAPWPNASAPQLLPDFYLTVPIIYSLICAVGLTGNTAVIYVILRAPKMKTVTNLFILNLAVADELFTLVLPINIADHLLRQWPFGEFMCKLIISIDQYNTFSSIYFLTVMSIDRYLVVVATLRSRKVSYRTYRAAKLASLAVWALVSIVISPFAVFAKLHREQGRSQCVFVFPSPESFWWKVSRLYTLLLGFAIPVSTICVLYAALLAKLRRVRLHSNAKALDKAKKKVTLMVLVILAVCLFCWTPYHLSTVVALTTDLPQTPLIIGISYFITSLSYANSCLNPFLYAFLDDNFRKSFRKLVECRASR; this is translated from the coding sequence ATGGCTAACTTCTCCTCGCACTCCGAGCCCAACGCGTCCTGCGCGTCCTGCGCCGGCAGAGGGGCCCCCTGGCCCAACGCCTCGGCCCCGCAGCTGCTCCCCGACTTCTACCTGACCGTGCCCATCATCTACTCCCTCATCTGCGCCGTGGGGCTGACGGGCAACACCGCCGTCATCTACGTGATCCTGCGGGCCCCCAAGATGAAGACGGTGACCAACCTCTTCATCCTCAACCTGGCCGTGGCCGACGAGCTCTTCACCTTGGTGCTGCCCATCAACATCGCCGACCACCTGCTGCGGCAGTGGCCCTTCGGCGAGTTCATGTGCAAGCTGATCATCTCCATCGACCAGTACAACACCTTCTCCAGCATCTACTTCCTCACCGTCATGAGCATCGACCGCTACCTGGTGGTGGTGGCCACGCTCCGGTCCAGGAAGGTGTCCTACCGCACCTACCGCGCCGCCAAGCTGGCCAGCCTGGCCGTCTGGGCCTTGGTCTCCATCGTCATCTCGCCCTTCGCGGTGTTCGCCAAGCTCCACCGGGAGCAGGGGCGCTCCCAGTGCGTCTTCGTCTTCCCCAGCCCGGAGAGCTTCTGGTGGAAAGTCAGCCGCCTCTACACCCTCCTGCTGGGCTTCGCCATCCCCGTCTCCACCATCTGTGTCCTCTAcgccgccctgctggccaagcTGAGGCGCGTGCGCCTCCACAGCAACGCCAAAGCCCTGGACAAAGCCAAAAAGAAAGTGACGCTGATGGTGCTGGTCATCCTGGCCGTGTGCCTCTTCTGCTGGACCCCCTACCACCTCAGCACGGTGGTGGCCCTCACCACGGACCTCCCGCAGACCCCCCTGATCATCGGCATCTCCTATTTCATCACCAGCCTCAGCTACGCCAACAGCTGCCTCAACCCGTTCTTGTATGCCTTCTTGGACGATAATTTCCGGAAGAGCTTTCGCAAGCTTGTTGAATGCAGGGCGTCCCGCTAG